The following proteins are encoded in a genomic region of Diabrotica virgifera virgifera chromosome 1, PGI_DIABVI_V3a:
- the LOC126890977 gene encoding uncharacterized protein LOC126890977: MDFCITQKQVPTVKRIHRTFAEEYNYSGSIESLRTVIRKMGFRWRKTRTNRKLLMEKPNIQHLRLNFLRSMKRYRNANRPIIYMDETYVHSSHTYQKSWSDSSNKGIQKPVSKGQMLVIVHAGGKSGFVKNAYLRYKPTTKTGDYHDAMNYDNYKK, encoded by the coding sequence ATGGATTTTTGTATAACACAAAAACAAGTCCCAACTGTGAAACGCATACACAGAACATTTGCAGAGGAGTACAACTACTCAGGTTCCATAGAAAGCCTACGAACAGTAATTAGAAAGATGGGATTTCGTTGGCGAAAAACCAGAactaatagaaaattattaatggaAAAGCCCAATATTCAACATCTTAGACTGAATTTCTTACGTAGTATGAAACGTTACAGGAACGCAAATCGCCCAATTATATACATGGATGAAACATACGTCCATTCATCTCATACCTACCAAAAGAGCTGGTCTGATAGTTCAAACAAGGGCATACAAAAACCAGTATCTAAAGGACAGATGCTTGTGATAGTGCATGCTGGAGGTAAAAGTGGTTTTGTTAAAAACGCTTATCTGCGCTACAAACCTACTACAAAAACAGGAGATTATCATGATGCAATGAACTACGACAATTACAAAAAGTGA